GAACCTTAACGATATAGAATCCATGCAGATTTTGAAAGATGCATCTGCTGCTTCCATTTATGGATCCCGTGCGGGTAATGGTGTTGTGATTATTACAACAAAAAGAGGAAAAGTTGGAAAACCGGTTTTTACTTATGACACTTACTATGGCACGCAACGTCCAGGTAAACTTCTGAGCATGCTGAACACGCAGCAATATGCTGATTTGACCTGGGAAGCCAGAACGAACACAATTAACCAGGCAAAAATGGTTGATGGTGCATTTCCTGCCGGAACATCCTTGACCTATCCTACGCATGCACAGTTTGGTAAAGGAGCTACACCTCAAATCCCGGATTACATTTTTCCTTCCGGAACTTATGAAGGTGATCCAAAAGTTGCCAAAAACCCGGATGGCACTTATATCAATTACAGCACGGATGTAAACTCTGCTGATTTCAATAAAACAAAATGGCTGATTACAAAGGCCAATAAAGAAGGAACAAACTGGCTTAAAGAAATTTATCAGCCAGCACCAATCCAAAATCACCAGATTGGAGTTTCTGGCGGAACAGAAAGCGGCCGTTATGCGATGTCTTTGAATTACTTCAATCAACAGGGTATCATGATCAACACAAGTTTCAAACGTTATACTTTACGTTCAAATACTGAATTTAATGTGACAAAACGTATTCGTGTAGGTCAGAATTTCCAGGTTGGTTATGCACAAAGAGTTGGGCAGCCAAACGGAAATAGCAACGAAAGTAACCCGACCACCTTTGCTTATCGCGTTCCGCCGATTGTTCCTGTTTATGATGTTGCCGGAAATTTTGCAGGAACACGTGGTACAGACATTGATAACTCGGTTAACCCGGTTTCTCTTTTGGTTAGAAATAAAGATAATAACCAAAACGAAGTTCGCTTGTTTGGTAATGCCTATGCAGAGGTTGATATCCTTAAAAATCTTACTGCAAAATCAAGCTTTGGTATTGACTACAACTTGTACAATTATCGTAACTACACGCCGAGAGATATTGAATCTGCGGAAGCAAGAAGTACTCAAAGTTTGACGACTACCAATAACTACGAATGGACTTGGACCTGGTACAACACATTGACTTACAACATTGTACTGAACAACATTCACAAATTCAACATCATTGCCGGTACTGAGTCTATCAAAAATTACTACGAAAACTTTGATGCGACACGTACTAACTTCCTGGTTGATGCATTGGATAACCGTTATCTGAGCGCTGGTACTGGTGTTCAAACCAACAACGGTGGTGCGGCAAACTGGCGACTGGCTTCTGAATTTGCACGTGCAAGTTATGGTTTGAAAAGCCGGTATTTATTTGATGCAACCATCCGTCGTGACCGTTCTTCAAGATTTGCCGCTGCTAACCGAGTTGCCTATTTCCCTGCTGTAAGTGGTGGATGGGTATTGTCTGAGGAAAATTTCGCTAAATCAACTGCGTCATGGTTGTCATATGCCAAACTTCGCGTTGGCTGGGGACAAACTGGTAACCAGGAAATTGGTAATTACAACTCGTTTACGCAATATGCCACAAACCCTGCGCTATCTTTCTATGACTTAAACGGAGCAAAAACTTCTGCAATCCCGGGATATGAATTGATCCAGTTTGGTAACGTGAAAGCAAAATGGGAAACCACAACTTCTACCAACTTAGGTTTGGACGCGGCTTTCTTCAAAGGGAAATTTGACCTGGCGTTAGACTGGTATACACGCACAACATCGGATATGTTGTTCCCGGTATCACCTCCTTTGACTGCTGGTGTGGCTGCTGCACCTTTCCAAAATATCGGTTCTATGAGAAACCGAGGTGTTGATCTTGGTTTGAACTACAATGGCGCAACGCTTGGTGGTGACCTGACTTATACCGTTGGAGCTAATGTAAGTACTTACCGTAACATGGTAACAAAAACCAATGGTGATCCTAATACCCAGTATTTTGGTATCAACGATGAGCGTATCCAGAACTTTGTTGTGACACAGCAAAATCACCCGATATCATCCTTCTTCGGTTACAAACATGACGGTATTTTCCAGACTGATGCAGAAGCAAAAGAAGCGCCAAAAAACAATCTTGGCGCAAATGAAAACAGAGCTGGTCGTTTCAAATTTGTTGATGTTAACGGTGATGGCGTAATTGATACAAAAGATTTGAGCATCATTGGTAATCCTCACCCGAAATTCACTTATGGTCTTAATGTCAATGTGAATTATAAAAACTTCGGACTAGCTTTATTCGGAGCCGGTGTGCAGGGTAATGAGATCTTCAACTACGTAAAATACTGGACTGATTTCCCTACTTTCTTCGGTAACAAAAGTACACGCATGCTGAACGAATCATGGAGACCTGGCAAAACTGACGCGATCCTTCCTCAGCTGAATTCGAGCGATCAGGTTAGTATTCTTCCTTCTGACTATTATTTGGAAAAAGGTTCTTATTTCCGTTTCAAAAATATTCAGCTGACTTATTCTTTACCAAAAAGTATTGCTTCAAAACTTGGACTCGGACCTTGCCGCATTTATGTTCAGGGCCAAAACCTGATCACCATTACGAAGTATTCAGGAATGGATCCGGAAATCAATTTACGTAACTACGGTGCCGGTAACGACAGACAGATTGGTGTTGACGGCGGATCGTATCCGGCTTCAAAACAGTATATCGTTGGACTAAACGTAAGTTTTTAATCACCTGACCTTAGCAAAACTTTAATTTTATAAAGAGATGAAAAAAATTGCCATACTATTCTCGGCTGTTATTCTGGGAATTCTAAGTTCCTGCTCAGATAAGTTTCTGGACGTCAACCCAAAAGCGGCCCTTAGCTCAACAACCTTACAAAACAAAGTCGGTGTGAATGCCCTACTCGTTGGTGCTTATGCACTTCTGGACGGTTGGGCAACGGCCGAAGGTGCTTACCGTTCCTACAACGTTGGTGCTGATAACTGGGTTTACGGAAGTGTTGCTTCTGATGACGCCCACAAAGGTACCAACGCAGGTGACCAGCCACCGATTTCTTTAATTGAAACCGGAAACATTGCTTCTGACAACATTTATTTCCGTGGAAAATGGAGAGGTATGTATGACGGCATCGCCCGCTCAAATGACGTACTTCAAAACCTGGCAAAAGCAACTGATTTTACCGATGCAGAACGCGCTCAGGTAACAGCAGAAGCTCGTTTCCTTCGTGGAAACTACCATTTTGAATTAAAGAAAATGTACAACATGGTGCCTTACATCGACGACAAAACGTACGATCCAAACAATCTGGAAAGTACTAAATTACCGAACAGCACTGATATTTATCCAAAAATCGAAGAGGATTTGAAAGCGGCATATGATGTTTTGCCAACCTCACAATCACAACCTGGTCGTCCTACAAAATGGGCAGCTGGTGCTTTATTGTCAAAAGTATATTTGTTCCAGAAAAAATATGCTGAGGCAAAAACGATTCTTGAAGCAATTGTAGCAAGTGGAAAATATAGTCTGATGGCTAAATACCACGACAATTTCCAGGCTAGTACCAATAACAATGCCGAATCAATTTTCGAAGTAGAATATTCTGTGAATGACGGTGCAGCTGGTGGGGAAAACGGAAATATCGGATCGACTTTAAATTATCCATATGGCGGTGGTGCATTTACTACCTGCTGCGGATTTTTCCAGCCTTCTAACAATCTTGTTAATGCATTTAAAACAGATGCAAACGGGTTGCCATTGCTTGATACTTATGATGATTCCGATATTCCAAATGACCAGGGAATTGAATCAACTGCTCCGTTTACACCTTATGCTGGTCCGCTTGATCCTCGTTTGGACTGGACAGTTGGTCGCCGTGGTATTCCATATCTTGACTGGGGCGTTCATCCTGGAAAAGCTTACATCAGAGACCAGACTTACGGAGGACCATATTCTCCAAAGAAACATGTTTCTCACAAATCAGATCCGTCTTTTGCTTCAAATAACCGCTTAAATGCCAACAACTTCCGTATGATTCGTTATGCACAAGTTTTGCTCTGGCTTGCTGAAATTGAAACAGAAATCGGAAGCCTTGACAAAGCAAGGGCATATGTAAACCAGATCCGTGCGAGAGCTGCCAGACCAGAAGGTTTTGTAAAAAATGCTGACGGAACACCTGCTGCTAATTATGTGATTAAAGAATATACATCACCATGGCCAGATCAGGCATATGCGCGTAAAGCTGTGCGTTTTGAAGAACGTCTTGAATTGGGAATGGAAGGCAACAGACGTTACGATCTTGTACGCTGGGGTATTGCTGCGGAAACGATGAACGCATATTACGCTGTTGAAGGCACAAAACGTGCTTATCTGAAAGGTGCTCAGTTTGTAAAAGGAAAACATGAATATTTCCCTATTCCGATTCAGGAAATATTGAACAGCCAGGTGGGAGGAAAACCTACTTTGACACAAAATAACGGATATTAGAACATCAGGTTGAATTTAACAATAAAAGAGCCGATTCATTTGAGTCGGCTTTTTATTGTTATTTTTGTATCAAAACAGATAAAAGCAGCAAAAAGATGGTACTGAAAAACGAAAGCGATTACGAAAAAGCTTCCGAAAGAATTGATGAAATTTTCGGAGCAAAACCGGGCACACCAGAGAAAAAAGAACTGGAAGAATTATTGAAAGCAGTAAAAGCTTACGAAGATGATTTTATCAGAATGTTGAGAGAGAATGATATGTAAGGCATTTTCTCCTAAACTTTCAGCGCTTTCGCCTGATTCCAATATTCGTCCATTTCCGTCAAAGTCATTTCTGTCAGCATTTTCCCATCCGCTTTGGAAGCTTCTTCCATGTA
The sequence above is drawn from the Dyadobacter subterraneus genome and encodes:
- a CDS encoding SusC/RagA family TonB-linked outer membrane protein; the protein is MKQNLRFLFLAVTLLLLAIFSSSIAQAQDKRVTGKVVSSTDNIGLPGVNVTVKGTTTGTVTDADGKYAIDLKGTGATLVYSSIGFGKQEIVVGTKSVIDVSLVDDIKNLSEVVVTGYGSQSKKEITGAVATLDAKQLLSTPSTNLGQALQGKVPGVVIGNENSPGGGVSVRIRGFGTINDNSPLYVVDGVPTKGVGANGVSNTLNTLNLNDIESMQILKDASAASIYGSRAGNGVVIITTKRGKVGKPVFTYDTYYGTQRPGKLLSMLNTQQYADLTWEARTNTINQAKMVDGAFPAGTSLTYPTHAQFGKGATPQIPDYIFPSGTYEGDPKVAKNPDGTYINYSTDVNSADFNKTKWLITKANKEGTNWLKEIYQPAPIQNHQIGVSGGTESGRYAMSLNYFNQQGIMINTSFKRYTLRSNTEFNVTKRIRVGQNFQVGYAQRVGQPNGNSNESNPTTFAYRVPPIVPVYDVAGNFAGTRGTDIDNSVNPVSLLVRNKDNNQNEVRLFGNAYAEVDILKNLTAKSSFGIDYNLYNYRNYTPRDIESAEARSTQSLTTTNNYEWTWTWYNTLTYNIVLNNIHKFNIIAGTESIKNYYENFDATRTNFLVDALDNRYLSAGTGVQTNNGGAANWRLASEFARASYGLKSRYLFDATIRRDRSSRFAAANRVAYFPAVSGGWVLSEENFAKSTASWLSYAKLRVGWGQTGNQEIGNYNSFTQYATNPALSFYDLNGAKTSAIPGYELIQFGNVKAKWETTTSTNLGLDAAFFKGKFDLALDWYTRTTSDMLFPVSPPLTAGVAAAPFQNIGSMRNRGVDLGLNYNGATLGGDLTYTVGANVSTYRNMVTKTNGDPNTQYFGINDERIQNFVVTQQNHPISSFFGYKHDGIFQTDAEAKEAPKNNLGANENRAGRFKFVDVNGDGVIDTKDLSIIGNPHPKFTYGLNVNVNYKNFGLALFGAGVQGNEIFNYVKYWTDFPTFFGNKSTRMLNESWRPGKTDAILPQLNSSDQVSILPSDYYLEKGSYFRFKNIQLTYSLPKSIASKLGLGPCRIYVQGQNLITITKYSGMDPEINLRNYGAGNDRQIGVDGGSYPASKQYIVGLNVSF
- a CDS encoding RagB/SusD family nutrient uptake outer membrane protein, which gives rise to MKKIAILFSAVILGILSSCSDKFLDVNPKAALSSTTLQNKVGVNALLVGAYALLDGWATAEGAYRSYNVGADNWVYGSVASDDAHKGTNAGDQPPISLIETGNIASDNIYFRGKWRGMYDGIARSNDVLQNLAKATDFTDAERAQVTAEARFLRGNYHFELKKMYNMVPYIDDKTYDPNNLESTKLPNSTDIYPKIEEDLKAAYDVLPTSQSQPGRPTKWAAGALLSKVYLFQKKYAEAKTILEAIVASGKYSLMAKYHDNFQASTNNNAESIFEVEYSVNDGAAGGENGNIGSTLNYPYGGGAFTTCCGFFQPSNNLVNAFKTDANGLPLLDTYDDSDIPNDQGIESTAPFTPYAGPLDPRLDWTVGRRGIPYLDWGVHPGKAYIRDQTYGGPYSPKKHVSHKSDPSFASNNRLNANNFRMIRYAQVLLWLAEIETEIGSLDKARAYVNQIRARAARPEGFVKNADGTPAANYVIKEYTSPWPDQAYARKAVRFEERLELGMEGNRRYDLVRWGIAAETMNAYYAVEGTKRAYLKGAQFVKGKHEYFPIPIQEILNSQVGGKPTLTQNNGY